The Anomaloglossus baeobatrachus isolate aAnoBae1 chromosome 10, aAnoBae1.hap1, whole genome shotgun sequence genome has a segment encoding these proteins:
- the LOC142254190 gene encoding IST1 homolog isoform X2 — MLKSGFKGERLRVNLRLAINRLKLLEKKKTEMAMKSRKEIADYLSCRKDERARIRVEHIIREDYMVEAMEILELYCDLLLARFGLIQSMKELDPGLAEAVSTVIWAAPRLTEISELKTVASQLCHKYSKEYGNLCRTNQIGTVSERLMHKLSSETPPKLLVEKYLIEIAKNYKVEYEPDARVMAEAPSGFEVDGRHTDFTNNDKKGGPGGMGGGGGGGGFRSNARGPNPQITTPPDVGIYEECTFIQPPPRGRPPVPGFHPSYDLLKPPGPDPQVFPTPDTGANKPGANVPGNFDHLTLPKLPSVPVSPARQSPTNEPSPYEDIDFENLSKRLESLKKKT; from the exons CTGAAATGGCGATGAAATCTCGGAAGGAGATCGCAGATTATTTATCGTGCCGGAAAGACGAGAGAGCGCGGATCCGGGTGGAACATATAATTCGGGAGGATTACATGGTGGAAGCGATGGAGATCCTAGAGCTGTACTGCGACCTGCTCCTGGCACGATTCGGATTAATTCAGTCCATGAA GGAGTTGGACCCAGGTCTGGCAGAGGCCGTGTCCACCGTGATCTGGGCGGCTCCACGTCTGACAGAAATCTCTGAATTGAAGACA GTAGCCAGTCAACTCTGCCACAAATACAGTAAAGAATACGGAAACCTGTGTAGGACAAATCAGATCGGAACAGTCAGTGAAAGA CTGATGCATAAATTAAGCTCAGAAACCCCTCCAAAACTCCTGGTGGAGAAATACCTGATTGAGATTGCCAAAAATTACAAAGTCGAGTACGAGCCAGACGCAAGGGTGATG GCTGAAGCACCTTCTGGATTTGAAGTTGATGGACGTCACACAGATTTTACAAATAATGACAAAAAAGGAGGACCCGGCGGCATGggcggcggaggaggaggagggggcttcaggAGCAATGCCCGGGGTCCAAATCCCCAGATAACT ACGCCTCCGGATGTAGGAATCTATGAGGAATGCACTTTTATACAGCCACCCCCAAGAGGGAGACCACCAGTCCCCGGCTTTCATCCATCCTACGATTTa CTGAAACCCCCCGGACCGGACCCACAGGTTTTTCCTACACCTGATACTG GTGCCAACAAACCTGGAGCAAATGTCCCCGGGAACTTTGACCACCTAACATTACCAAAGCTTCCGTCTGTACCGGTCAGCCCCGCACGACAGTCGCCGACTAACGAACCCTCTCCATACGAAGATATAGACTTTGAAAACCTGTCGAAGAGATTGGAGTCCCTTAAAAAGAAGACGTAG
- the LOC142254190 gene encoding IST1 homolog isoform X1 encodes MLKSGFKGERLRVNLRLAINRLKLLEKKKTEMAMKSRKEIADYLSCRKDERARIRVEHIIREDYMVEAMEILELYCDLLLARFGLIQSMKELDPGLAEAVSTVIWAAPRLTEISELKTVASQLCHKYSKEYGNLCRTNQIGTVSERLMHKLSSETPPKLLVEKYLIEIAKNYKVEYEPDARVMAEAPSGFEVDGRHTDFTNNDKKGGPGGMGGGGGGGGFRSNARGPNPQITQTPPDVGIYEECTFIQPPPRGRPPVPGFHPSYDLLKPPGPDPQVFPTPDTGANKPGANVPGNFDHLTLPKLPSVPVSPARQSPTNEPSPYEDIDFENLSKRLESLKKKT; translated from the exons CTGAAATGGCGATGAAATCTCGGAAGGAGATCGCAGATTATTTATCGTGCCGGAAAGACGAGAGAGCGCGGATCCGGGTGGAACATATAATTCGGGAGGATTACATGGTGGAAGCGATGGAGATCCTAGAGCTGTACTGCGACCTGCTCCTGGCACGATTCGGATTAATTCAGTCCATGAA GGAGTTGGACCCAGGTCTGGCAGAGGCCGTGTCCACCGTGATCTGGGCGGCTCCACGTCTGACAGAAATCTCTGAATTGAAGACA GTAGCCAGTCAACTCTGCCACAAATACAGTAAAGAATACGGAAACCTGTGTAGGACAAATCAGATCGGAACAGTCAGTGAAAGA CTGATGCATAAATTAAGCTCAGAAACCCCTCCAAAACTCCTGGTGGAGAAATACCTGATTGAGATTGCCAAAAATTACAAAGTCGAGTACGAGCCAGACGCAAGGGTGATG GCTGAAGCACCTTCTGGATTTGAAGTTGATGGACGTCACACAGATTTTACAAATAATGACAAAAAAGGAGGACCCGGCGGCATGggcggcggaggaggaggagggggcttcaggAGCAATGCCCGGGGTCCAAATCCCCAGATAACT CAGACGCCTCCGGATGTAGGAATCTATGAGGAATGCACTTTTATACAGCCACCCCCAAGAGGGAGACCACCAGTCCCCGGCTTTCATCCATCCTACGATTTa CTGAAACCCCCCGGACCGGACCCACAGGTTTTTCCTACACCTGATACTG GTGCCAACAAACCTGGAGCAAATGTCCCCGGGAACTTTGACCACCTAACATTACCAAAGCTTCCGTCTGTACCGGTCAGCCCCGCACGACAGTCGCCGACTAACGAACCCTCTCCATACGAAGATATAGACTTTGAAAACCTGTCGAAGAGATTGGAGTCCCTTAAAAAGAAGACGTAG